The proteins below come from a single Melospiza melodia melodia isolate bMelMel2 chromosome 12, bMelMel2.pri, whole genome shotgun sequence genomic window:
- the AIRE gene encoding LOW QUALITY PROTEIN: autoimmune regulator (The sequence of the model RefSeq protein was modified relative to this genomic sequence to represent the inferred CDS: deleted 2 bases in 1 codon): protein MAGPGSDGDLRRLLKLHRTEIAMAVDDVFPLLHGLADHDVVPDHIFKETLSRAEREGSHRAFHALLTWLLGRDTAALRDFWAVLFKDYNLERYSRLRPLRGAFPREVELGRQRRGRRLSPSPTAPAPHRPQGKRKAPEERDKARAAQSAPRHSASPGMETPAGPLVKAKTVKKPEGTDTPRTSRASALQAVAASVQRAVAVAGGEVPVSRGAIEGILIKHVLDPNSSKMGSRAGDKPYTPTACEEPEARSRSHSLKPPAQPKACQSVQTPPSCFHLILCSCQGCGRGLFLHGIIAMAWGCPPVQAVPLKTPSCLANRTGNPNCTPRASCKHTVYSQDPAPHQENEDECAACGDGGELICCDGCPRAFHLACLVPPLPHVPSGTWRCGSCVENVTEPGQLLEADLPVERPPETLGEAARDTQQGGAEGSVCSRCCTRIPTPHHCPAPSGDPRGLQLCMSCTGTLDTGGLGTTAAAGDQLLPAAKAEDGALGSDPVLSREELDALLGESTWDGILQWAFQTMARPLAETQGLLA from the exons ATGGCGGGCCCGGGCAGCGACGGGGACCTGCGGCGCCTGCTGAAGCTGCACCGCACCGAGATCGCCATGGCAGTGGACGACGTCTTCCCACTGCTGCATGGCCTGGCTGACCACGATGTCGTCCCTGACCACATCTTCAAG GAGACGCTGAGCCGGGCGGAGCGGGAGGGCTCCCACCGCGCTTTCCACGCGCTGCTCACCTGGCTGCTGGGCCGCGACACCGCCGCCCTCCGGGACTTCTGGGCCGTCCTCTTCAAGGATTACAACCTGGAGCGCTACTCCCGGCTCCGGCCTCTCCGCGGCGCCTTCCCCAGAG AGGTGGAGCTGGGGCGGCAGCGCCGTGGAAGGCGTCTCTCCCCGAGCCCCACAGCACCGGCCCCACACAGACCCCAAGGCAAGAGGAAAGCCCCTGAGGAGCGGGACAAGGCCCGGGCGGCACAGTCCGCTCCACGGCACAGTGCCAGTCCTGGTATGGAGACCC CTGCAGGGCCCCTGGTGAAGGCAAAGACTGTGAAGAAGCCGGAAGGCACAGATACGCCCCGCACCTCTCGTGCCAGTG CTCTCCAGGCAGTGGCTGCCTCGGTGCAGAGAGCGGTGGCTGTGGCAGGTGGTGAGGTGCCCGTCAGCCGTGGGGCCATCGAGGGCATCCTCATTAAACACGTGCTGGACCCAA acagctccaagatgggcagcagagctggtgacAAGCCATATACCCCAACCGCCTGCGAGGAGCCAGAAGCCAGGAGCAGAAGCCACAGCCTGAAGCCTCCTGCCCAGCCCAAGGCATGCCAAAGTGTACAGACACCCCCCTCATGTTTTCACCTCATCTTGTGCAGCTGCCAAGGCTGTGGCAGGGGGTTGTTCCTGCATGGCATCATAGCCATGGCCTGGGGGTGTCCCCCAGTGCAAGCAGTGCCTCTCAAAACCCCTTCTTGTCTCGCCAACAGAACAGGGAACCCCAATTGCACCCCCAGGGCCAGCTGCAAGCA CACTGTCTAcagccaggaccctgcgccccacCAG GAGAATGAGGATGAGTGTGCAGCATGCGGTGACGGTGGTGAGCTCATCTGCTGTgacggctgccccagggcctttCACCTTGCCTGCCTGGTGCCCCCGCTGCCCCACGTCCCCAG CGGGACGTGGCGCTGCGGCTCCTGCGTGGAGAACGTGACTGAACCAGGCCAGCTGCTGGAGGCAGACCTGCCTGTGGAGAGACCCCCCGAGACCCTGGGGGAGGCGGCACGGGACACCCAGCAGGGTGGAGCGGAGGGGAGCGTCTGCAGCCGCTGCTGCACCCGGATCCCCACTCCTCACCActgtcctgctcccagtggggaCCCCAG GGGGCTACAGCTGTGCATGTCCTGCACGGGCACCCTGGACACAGGCGGTCTGGGCAccactgcagcagctggagaccaactgcttccagcagccaag GCAGAGGACGGAGCCCTTGGCAGTGACCCTGT